The Planctomicrobium piriforme genome includes the window GATCGTTTTCGAAGTCCCGGCCGCCGACTGGACCTCAATCTGGGCTTGTTGGGCCGCTCCCGTGTGGTTGACGACGTAGAGTTCCAGACGATAACGCCCCTGAGAGAAACCGCTCAACTGCCATTGTGCCTGAGCGCCCGCACTGGCGCTATAGCGCGTCGCACCGCCGTTGTAGCCTGGCAGACTGCTGTTCAGCCACACGCCTGACGTTTCCTGATAGCCGTTCTGCGCGAAGATGACCGGCGGAATCTCGGCCGGAGTGACATGGACGAACCGCACGGCGGCGACTCGCAGGTTTCCGCTTCCCGTCAGCGTGGCCGTTACTCGGGGAATGGTGATTCCGTCGAAGTAATACACCCCGGTCGACCACCAGCCTGACGCCGTTGTGCGCTGATTCAGCAGCACGCCGCTTTCTCCGCCGGCATGCTGGATCCCGATCCTGGCCGAAGTGGCCGAGGTGGCCTGCCAGACGTTGTAATACTCAACGCGATAATAACCGGCCGCCAGGTTGAAAAACTCCCAGGCTACGGCAGCGCTGGCGCTATTCGAATAGCGGCTTCGAATGCCGTCGGGGCCGACAAGCGAACTGGTGTTCCAGATCCCGACCGATTCAGAGTAGGCCGGCGGAGTGAGGCCCGCCCGAATCTCAGGAGAGACGAGCCGGAAGCGAACCTCAGCACTCCGCAAATTGCCGGAGCCATTCTGACGCAGCGCCACCGACGCTGATATTCCATCAAAGTAGTACTCGCCGACACTCCGCCAGCCGGATGTGCCGCTCGTCTGATTCAAGGATTTGGTGGTGAGTCCGCTGGCGGAATGAATGTCGACCGCCGCATTTGTTGCGGACGATGGATGCACCGGAGTGTAGACGTCGACGGCATACCAGCCAGGCAGCAACGCGGCGGGAGTCCACTGAACGCTCGCGCCGGGAGAACTGGAGTACCTGGTCCCTGTCCCATTCGCACCTGTGATCGAACTGCTGCTCCAGGTTCCGGTTGTTTCCTGATAACCGGGGTCGGTCTGATCCACCTGCTGCGTGACAGGCATACGCTTCAATCGGAGTCCGCTGGTTCGCAAGTTGCCTGTGGCAACGTTCGACAGATTGACCGTCAGTCCCCCTTCGAAATAGGTATACCCCACCGCAGCCCAGCCGTTTGCCAGGGCCTGTTGATTCAAAGTTTTTGTGAAGTTGACGCCGGTCGCCGAGACATCAAAGCGAGCCGCCGTGGTTGAGGAGCTGTTCTGGATGTTGAAGAACTCAACCTGATACCAGCCTGCCGGCACTGCCGAAAACGTCCATCGAGCCTGGGCATCTGCCGAATTGCTGTAACGAGTGGAAGCTCCCTCTGCCCCCGGCAGACTGCTGGCGGTCCAGACGCCTGTGGTTTCGCTGTATTGCGGAGAGGCGGTCGTGGCGCTGGCGGCGATTGGGGTAACGCAGGTGATTCTCAGAGCATCGCTTCTCAGAACTCCCGTCCCGAGTTGCGACAGTGTGACGGCAGCAGACGTACCGTCGAAATAATAGGTGCCGAATGTGACCCAACCCGTCGGCGTCGTCGCCTGATTGAGCATCAGGTCGGCGTCTCCAGCGGCCGAATGCACCCTCACCTGCGCAGCGGTTGCCGAATTCGATTGCGAGACATTGTAGAGTTCGATCCGATACCAGCCTGTCAGGCCGGTCGGCAGTTGCCACTCCGCTTTGGCGCCGGCAGTGGTAGAAGATCGTGATCCATTTCCATCCGCACCTGCGAGCGGGCTGGCTGCCCACTGTCCTCGAATTTCGCGATAAGCAGAATTCTCGGGATGAATGGTCAGGCTGCCGACCTCAATCACTTTGGTGACGGGAGTGCTGACTCCGCCGTCTCCATCCTGAAGAACGACCTGCATCGTTCTCGGCAGGGCGACAGGATTCTCCCAACTCGTCCGAAACGCAATCGCTCGCAGCAAAGTCTGTGATCGTTCCACCGTGGCATTCGCGTTGAGCAGAATCACGAGCGAAGCCGTGCCAGTGCCCCCGCTGACAGTGCCGACAACCAATCCGCCCACGGAAACTTCGTTGCCGCTGATCGACACCTGATTCGCGCCGTTCCCGCCTGTCGAGAGAAAGAGCACGTCTGCGGCTTGCCGGCCGGCCGTGATCGAGACAATCAACTTGCCGGAATCAAAGTCTGGCGAGGTCGGTGCGGTGACCGTCACATCGTCATCCAGCAGCACAGGCAATCCGTTATCGACATAGCCGAGCGTGCCATCGAACCCGCCGAGCACCGGCTTATCGGTCGACCTGCGGATGTTGATCGTCTTCGCGGCCGCCTTGCTCGTGCCGCCGTCTCCGTCGTTCAGTAAAACTTCAATCGACCGCAGCGCCATGGACGGCGTGGCGGACTGGATGCTGAACGTCAGTGATCGCAACAATACCTCGAGCCTGGCCGGCGTGGCGTTGTCATTGAGGCGCACTTCAAGCGGGACATCACCGGTTCCACCGCGCGACGTGCCGATCAGGACGGCATCGATGAATACCTGATTTCCCGAGACGCTGACCTGACCGCCAGTCTTGATCCGTAAACGGTCAGCGACATCGCTGGCGCCGATCGACCGGACGGTCAGTTTTCCGCCTCCGAAGTTTGCGGAATCGAGATCGGTGACGGTGACATTACTACTGAGTAAGACTGGCGGTTTGTCGAGGGCGTAATTGAGACTGCTTCCGAAGCCGTCGATGCGGGGGCTCAGGTCTGAGGTCACCAGCACATAGTCGCCGCCGGGGCTTGCCGCATCGTTTGTCCCCAGAACCGGATCGAACCAGCGATTCAAAGTCTGCGAGATGCCGATGAAGTAAGTCCCGGCATTCGCAAACGTGTACTCAAGATACGCATCGAGACCAGCAGCTTCGCTGGGGCCTGCGGCATTGTCATTCCACGCCAGCCGATTGCCTGCCGCATCGAACAGTGACAGCAGAGAATCAAAGTTGCTGTTCAAATTGAACGCCAGCCGCTGGCCTGCAAAAGCATCGATTCGGAACATGCCGACGTCACCGGCATCTGCCATCTCGACCGCTGACAGCGATCCCGCAATTTCGCCCGGCGCGGAGATCACCTGCGCCTCATCGATCTGGTCATCAACATCGGTTGGCAGCGCTTTCGCGACCAACTGGTAGATGCCCTCCGCTCCCCCCACGTCACCGGCACCGGTGATCGGGTTGTAATAAATGCTGGTCGCGCCCGAAAATCCGAGGTAATAGGTTCCGGATGTCGTGAACTGGTATTCGAGAAACGGATCTTGTCCGAGAGTTTCTCCGAGTGCTGCGGCATCGTTATTGACGGCCAGCACAACGCCATTGGCATCAAACAGCCGCAGGTAGCCATCGAACTCTTCCTTGAGAGAATCGATATCGAACTGATACGTCTGCCCTGCTTGAGCCGTGATCTGATAGAGATCCATGTCGCTGAAGTCGATCGTGTTCGAACGATCCAGGAATCCCCGCACCGACGAACTGGCACCGAGAGGAATTGCTTCCGCGATCTGATCGTCCCCATCAACGACATTCGAGACCTTCAGGTCATCGATGTACCAGCCTTCGTACTGGTTGTTCTGATTGTCCACCGTATTGAAGGTGAACATGATCCGGATATTGTGGTTTGCGTAGTCCGCCAGATCGAATGTCAGTCTTTGAAACTTGCCCTGCGTGAGCGGCAGTTTTTGAATCAACGGGTAAAAATTGCCCTCGTCGGTTGAGATCAAAACGGCGCTGTAGTCGTAGGCTCCGCGATTGTTTTCCCGCTCCATGAAATAGTTGAATGACAAAGTCGCCTTGGAGGGCACCGCAATCGAGCCGGTGGTGACGCTCCCTTGAGTAGGGAGTGCACCGACATCGTAGGTGCCGCCGCCTGTGGACGACTCATTCGTTCCGTAGTACAGGCTGTACCCGGCGGAGTGCCCTGGATCATTCGCACGACCGGAGGAAACGTGCCAGAGCCCGGGCGCGAAGTTGCTGTTGGGCGGAGTGTTGTTGATCGTGAATCCCTCAAGCGATTCGGCGCCGAGAGCGTCATTGAAATCGGCATAGTACGAAGTCGCCAGCACCCCGGCTTTAGCGTAGATGACGGAGCTGGTCGCAGGCGTACCGGCTGAGGTGTTGGCGTCAAAGTAACTGACGACGATGTCCGTGCCCGGCGAGATCTGCAGCAGGCCGTCGTTCGTCGCAATGCTGTTCGTGGATGTGGGCAAGACTGCCTGATACAGCCCGTTTGCCAGCAGCGGGAGCGTCACAAGTTCCCTGTCTCCACTGTTCGTGCTGACGTTCACCGTGATCGAAGGTCCGGGAAAGCTGCCGTCCCGAACGGTGATGGAGATCGGATCTCCGAGGTCGTACATGCTCTTGTCGAGCGTCAGCGTGGCGGCCGGACTGGGGACATCGTAAGCCGCAGTCACGAAATGGGAGTAGGGGCTGCCGCCGTCATTCGCGCTTTTGCCCATCCCGCGGCGCGCAAACACTTCCCAGATCTCAGCCTGATTGGCCCCGCCAGTGAGCGCAATGTCGGCGGCGAGAATGGCATCCCGTCCTTCCAGGTACGTCGGATTGTTCGGCTGGATTTTGAGCGCATCCATGACCAGTTGCAGCGTGAGATTGTTGCCGCCATCGCCCCCTTTGATGTCGGCGTCATAGCCGTATTTATCGGTGAGCGCCCAGTTCAGATCCCACAACGCGGATGCCCAGATTTCTCCGTTGTAGTGAATATTGGTACTGCCGCTGTAATTCGCAAAGGTCTGCGGGTCGATCTCCATATTCCGGCTGTACGGCTGACGGCGTCCCCCGGCGCCATCGACGCCCTGTCCATACGCATAGGTGCCGACGCCGTAGCCCTGATCGGCAGTGTCGGTCGCTTTTTGAGTCAGCATCAGCGCAAAGAAGTCGCCCCAGCCCTCTCCCATCGCAGCGCTTTGAGGAAGTTCCAGAACATCCGTGTTGACCGAACCGCCAGTCAGGCGTTTGGTGATGCCATGCCCGAGTTCGTGCAGAATGATCATGCTGTCGAACGCGACATCGCGCCGCGGATCGGTCTTGTCATACAGGTACAGCCGCATCCGCGGGCTCTGGCCGTCAGACGGGGTATAGATGCTGGCATTGTTGATCGACGATGTGGTCTGCACGTCGATCAGAACCTCATCGTCCCCCTGTCCCTCACCCGAGTAATTGGTCTGCTGAAAGTTTCCTGCAGCTTCGTCGAAACCGTAGTACGAGAAAATGTCGTGAGCCATGTTCA containing:
- a CDS encoding M36 family metallopeptidase, translated to MLSAISGVQVPRGEHLFAQANGMLTGPQSGDPTQIAVRYLQTNYAKLGLTAADVDHLLVTSVSSDSRMTHVYLRQTWQNLQVTTADMTVTLMSDGRVLAVGNQFVSGLTGAIAAEPAAVSAADAFRIAASHLNVTVTPHLMTDLIGPATSVTFAGAGFSEQDVTAQLAYFPGDDGRLHLAWNLNVSTLDGFGASNLFVDASDGDILAAFNSGTADEFSSGSSSSLSGTSTSQDTVSSSPASFTTTSSGTGSYSVFPLPSKGAHDGPRVLVVDPADSTYSPYGWHDDNGIAGAEYTTTMGNNADAHLYRADETHDYFYKTDGGAGLNFDFPFDIGQDPFNYVDAALTQAFYVVNMAHDIFSYYGFDEAAGNFQQTNYSGEGQGDDEVLIDVQTTSSINNASIYTPSDGQSPRMRLYLYDKTDPRRDVAFDSMIILHELGHGITKRLTGGSVNTDVLELPQSAAMGEGWGDFFALMLTQKATDTADQGYGVGTYAYGQGVDGAGGRRQPYSRNMEIDPQTFANYSGSTNIHYNGEIWASALWDLNWALTDKYGYDADIKGGDGGNNLTLQLVMDALKIQPNNPTYLEGRDAILAADIALTGGANQAEIWEVFARRGMGKSANDGGSPYSHFVTAAYDVPSPAATLTLDKSMYDLGDPISITVRDGSFPGPSITVNVSTNSGDRELVTLPLLANGLYQAVLPTSTNSIATNDGLLQISPGTDIVVSYFDANTSAGTPATSSVIYAKAGVLATSYYADFNDALGAESLEGFTINNTPPNSNFAPGLWHVSSGRANDPGHSAGYSLYYGTNESSTGGGTYDVGALPTQGSVTTGSIAVPSKATLSFNYFMERENNRGAYDYSAVLISTDEGNFYPLIQKLPLTQGKFQRLTFDLADYANHNIRIMFTFNTVDNQNNQYEGWYIDDLKVSNVVDGDDQIAEAIPLGASSSVRGFLDRSNTIDFSDMDLYQITAQAGQTYQFDIDSLKEEFDGYLRLFDANGVVLAVNNDAAALGETLGQDPFLEYQFTTSGTYYLGFSGATSIYYNPITGAGDVGGAEGIYQLVAKALPTDVDDQIDEAQVISAPGEIAGSLSAVEMADAGDVGMFRIDAFAGQRLAFNLNSNFDSLLSLFDAAGNRLAWNDNAAGPSEAAGLDAYLEYTFANAGTYFIGISQTLNRWFDPVLGTNDAASPGGDYVLVTSDLSPRIDGFGSSLNYALDKPPVLLSSNVTVTDLDSANFGGGKLTVRSIGASDVADRLRIKTGGQVSVSGNQVFIDAVLIGTSRGGTGDVPLEVRLNDNATPARLEVLLRSLTFSIQSATPSMALRSIEVLLNDGDGGTSKAAAKTINIRRSTDKPVLGGFDGTLGYVDNGLPVLLDDDVTVTAPTSPDFDSGKLIVSITAGRQAADVLFLSTGGNGANQVSISGNEVSVGGLVVGTVSGGTGTASLVILLNANATVERSQTLLRAIAFRTSWENPVALPRTMQVVLQDGDGGVSTPVTKVIEVGSLTIHPENSAYREIRGQWAASPLAGADGNGSRSSTTAGAKAEWQLPTGLTGWYRIELYNVSQSNSATAAQVRVHSAAGDADLMLNQATTPTGWVTFGTYYFDGTSAAVTLSQLGTGVLRSDALRITCVTPIAASATTASPQYSETTGVWTASSLPGAEGASTRYSNSADAQARWTFSAVPAGWYQVEFFNIQNSSSTTAARFDVSATGVNFTKTLNQQALANGWAAVGYTYFEGGLTVNLSNVATGNLRTSGLRLKRMPVTQQVDQTDPGYQETTGTWSSSSITGANGTGTRYSSSPGASVQWTPAALLPGWYAVDVYTPVHPSSATNAAVDIHSASGLTTKSLNQTSGTSGWRSVGEYYFDGISASVALRQNGSGNLRSAEVRFRLVSPEIRAGLTPPAYSESVGIWNTSSLVGPDGIRSRYSNSASAAVAWEFFNLAAGYYRVEYYNVWQATSATSARIGIQHAGGESGVLLNQRTTASGWWSTGVYYFDGITIPRVTATLTGSGNLRVAAVRFVHVTPAEIPPVIFAQNGYQETSGVWLNSSLPGYNGGATRYSASAGAQAQWQLSGFSQGRYRLELYVVNHTGAAQQAQIEVQSAAGTSKTIVNQKTVPSGWYDVGDFDLRGDGTEKVSISNLAAGQLRTSAMRLIYLG